In Tursiops truncatus isolate mTurTru1 chromosome 19, mTurTru1.mat.Y, whole genome shotgun sequence, a genomic segment contains:
- the WDR87 gene encoding WD repeat-containing protein 87 isoform X2, whose translation MTSPRLIPVWKDFKYLINDMIHKSKAVVWMKSKTEDMVQKRTFSMTERLPPIQSMVHTGSFHILVVYCGDLLLRLFGDHFQSFKPLGIVPCRFNISCLCYDPEMKMLLSGILGAVVTWIMEQSGKGLQIAHMVSMPGDELVHNIMLNGPNGSLVALCETVVRVLERQGHGRLAEVKRFPSTTSGSSITCCFTCFEQGFLYAGNRTGEIQVWSLNQGHALHSFKAHFSSVICIRSRPEAHTLLTAGQEGLIKEWNLTSGSLLRQLELGEELYQLQFIDSTTFFCQTTHSFSLRSLPCFYNLFNVCGSAPKQIRRVRCGNNWFRILCTTEDGLLRFVSPLTGNLLVITWPFSILDRAVDWAYDPDKEELFVATGSSDVLVFDTTRCPCPAKYLICTSPDSQDLVQCLAYGHFHLGRGLEGLMFSGHQSGVIRVLSQHSCAQIEKLTHFGAVLALSTLPGGLSGCRENSLLCSYGMDDYVHLSEAVLEGVRVQLQPLASILSSCKLTHLILLPKSVSAITETNCLRLWKFHDFLSSGSQEGSTFIDTLPLHQCTITSFDVCLSLSLFVTGGSDGSVRIWNFHGRLIAMLDSSLHFGPLCFANDRGDLLVTFNQSLYLVSCLKLLPSALLARLSLIGLTDEVLEVPKPFIPSFFFSFETMFVPKYIYFGQGQQQLVGLENLVNNRAIAFDHNVPHVIEDEQGSPVLLSSFRHDSLYKEADWTQVKKPLHSHYVLPPQLQLTTWDGLNPYQILQYYFGHGQKWLLAPDCYIPNSVIRARLWPQGSPIYLQCNLHSPMRDLERDNSQQFFFWHGRARAISDVGEYAREKEDEDFLEIRASKDITYSVLTDSANCSWLGRKMSEVAINSLIETILNIMIHASPLKYQCCIGTLGQIFASYQVPPLLRAETARRLLDDTTNSNPLIRELAWEGLKCLGMITHLFAVPLAQRLMDKDERVRNKALSLMAETGIHSKTSLLNLIQNEDTFREMQQEMIGEETLDHLLGMQATDLQILHTQVEQRLNENLILSLGDEKPTFSLDVSGASELTALSNQLDTAPEEPEVAYKPSKGQRWGRVGGRKHTRKFLQSLKKMKETGTEPGPLEGEGDQSEAAPTEREECRSSTSSTLKISKDDEQEPPGIDASKDHVALKMLRKIHDKRGRKATLQKPIERRKRKTIDAEVTVEDPPYPIRRESVGKLVEVRGQSASGAPGHRTTPGDGSSWRDDLCRLVTLRISGSQTKMSEALNTELVTMAQAVLADRRPSWELFQEICPLLKKESKERLEDLDWDVAWPEEKPVFPHAGAIREDMVISDKEEETKEEQERKKERDVLDLWETQVIPDKGKKKKVVFLEPDVTKGKRISKKEEKKPSKKPSKQEGKAVQQEIKVDKKERKKTKEEETDVSQEVGEKAKLEEKVVEQEGRPVKEETKLSWQQWKKLWDQWKQANSETRISWDEWKKAWESRRLQEEEKLHEEEEKLFPDEEELERDKKKQTWDKWSQIWEKMSARAREQLLEDEEEVTLEEELSQEWEGEEAAAAEEEEELMTEEQRQIHQEYKQAQVERKRAQVEIKRAQEERKLAQEVEKLAQEERKLAQEERNMARDYEKLAQKDRKMVQVERKFIQNEEKLAQREEMLTQEAEKLAQQRKKLAMKLEKLAQEEEKKAKKGGKLAEVKKILVQKLEKLAQKEQDVAWQEKELAQELEDLAWEEEELNQEEEELVNEEERLDQEEMTLASQEEKLNVEEKEVVQEEELLIQKEEKLVQDKEKLAEEKERLGQKREQLMENKQKLAQEEELLIQEEKKLAQDNVKFPEEEERLGQKREQLMENKQKLAQEEELLIQDEKKLTQDMETLPGEEARLVQKREQLIKNKQKLAQERNKLVQSKEELPKTKEILAWRQKTLAQEKVKLAQRKENLIQLKESLTEKRKKSDQEKEKLDMYKKRLVQIEKKLMEKKEKLFQKKEKLAAIEEKLTQLEERLAEEQHQIAQDKMKLAMEKRVIFQALKQLRGDWSITKEGKALGMEIKKLAWEKVRLAEGKATLFKKETQETSRQGRPIKDELELIKRKLSLEEKILVYEDRILATEQTDITKGELEFTRGGRVCAQEERKLAKLIRKMAKESKGISKEPLKVSSKILKILQGLIKKERKLTQEEIEMTKLKRSFITKEKELNKVQNELDAKEWDFSEEQPEIATDEKKLAKRQRELAKEMRRLIKKEKKMTEEESRLARQHREVIQEEEEDEITEEEEAKPFLKQRSRKRKKLKRVDLQQEEFLSQEDEVKSVKSEESFSEEMESLLDEIERESLSEEEEEEEEEEMEEEEEEEGKEKKKKKKKKVQEEEVFEKEESMSEEEMERLSEKEGEEEERSSLEEEVDKKKEIFKKEKLFKLPGERKKDLKGREAVPSTEKRIPKVKGRAIKLEVLKSPPKQLISVVLGREEKIPVPGSTKQISWEDKATVLETSRVFPGTGFMDKQEELLKKYKPIPLQVLDTVLESQEPDLKTPYLSYILKKTMEAHKLQGKQLGAKWQWLLQRHPSLKGQTEVQLPVSKILAEEIYADISLSDVEWIHHVLEQMEAGEPLSRDSFHRLCQLLKDLTAKENLEWMHLAKLEAIVYRHKQNLESRSTSISKPSKEPMGPKYLKVIPPIKGKEKESWLKPLAVTTPKSPLATKMIPDLKAINWHLLGEPYRSVRAEQISTARKEMEMQHHYPPTRDIFTGALDPVEKQTLALMFQKDFWAFKDKGRSAKLPKLEKKAQPISKKKDKVPLWETFVAMYHVLRMLQERYAKDSAAWMEQFYRLMDLYQLKSPRIQRLLQELLLRGAPQSQEIIYKEALKATELVPGERLFYHLFCGGSHTPKGPLEFQEVVPLPGKNNVRTMLPMGIAQYGILELAWKSLPQADVHLTKELPYNVAPTP comes from the exons ATGACTTCCCCCAGACTCATTCCCGTGTGGAAGGATTTTAAATACCTTATAAATGACATGATACATAAAAGCAAG gcTGTGGTATGGATGAAGAGCAAAACTGAGGACATGGTGCAGAAGAGAACATTCTCCATGACTGAACGACTGCCGCCCATCCAGTCCATGGTTCACACAGGTTCCTTTCATATCCTCGTGGTCTACTGTGGTGACCTGCTCCTGCGGCTCTTTGGGGACCACTTTCAGTCATTCAAACCCCTAGGTATAGTGCCCTGCCGCTTTAACATCAGCTGCCTCTGCTATGACCCAGAAATGAAGATGCTTCTGTCGGGAATCCTGGGGGCAGTGGTCACCTGGATCATGGAGCAGAGTGGCAAGGGTCTCCAAATAGCCCACATGGTTTCCATGCCTGGTGATGAGCTTGTCCACAACATCATGTTGAACGGCCCCAATGGCTCCCTTGTAGCCCTATGTGAGACTGTGGTGAGGGTCCTTGAGCGCCAGGGCCACGGCCGGCTGGCAGAGGTGAAGAGGTTCCCTTCCACCACCAGTGGCTCTTCAATCACCTGCTGCTTCACCTGTTTTGAGCAGGGCTTTCTCTATGCTGGAAACAGGACTGGGGAAATCCAAGTGTGGAGCCTCAATCAGGGGCACGCACTCCACAGTTTCAAGGCCCATTTCTCATCGGTGATATGTATCCGCAGCCGGCCAGAAGCCCACACCCTGCTAACAGCTGGCCAAGAAGGCTTAATCAAGGAGTGGAACCTGACTTCAGGGAGTCTGCTGCGGCAGCTAGAACTTGGCGAGGAACTGTATCAACTCCAGTTTATTGATAGCACTACTTTCTTCTGCCAGACTACCCATTCTTTCTCCTTGCGCAGTCTGCCGTGCTTCTATAACCTCTTCAATGTCTGTGGCTCTGCTCCCAAGCAGATACGTCGGGTCCGCTGTGGCAATAACTGGTTCCGGATCCTGTGCACTACTGAGGATGGCTTGTTGCGCTTTGTGTCCCCACTAACAGGGAATCTTCTGGTTATCACCTGGCCCTTCTCAATCCTGGACCGGGCTGTGGATTGGGCCTATGACCCAGATAAAGAGGAGCTCTTTGTAGCAACAGGCAGCTCAGATGTGCTGGTATTTGACACAACCCGCTGCCCTTGCCCAGCCAAGTATCTTATATGCACCTCACCAGATTCTCAGGACTTGGTACAATGCCTGGCTTATGGGCATTTCCACCTGGGTCGGGGTCTAGAAGGACTAATGTTCTCTGGACACCAGAGTGGTGTGATCAGAGTGCTTTCCCAGCACAGCTGTGCCCAAATAGAGAAACTCACGCACTTCGGGGCTGTATTAGCACTCTCTACACTGCCTGGAGGGCTTTCTGGTTGCCGAGAAAACTCTTTGCTCTGTTCCTATGGAATGGATGACTATGTACACCTATCAGAAGCTGTGCTTGAAGGGGTGAGAGTGCAGCTGCAGCCCCTTGCCAGCATTCTCAGCAGCTGTAAGCTAACACACTTGATACTCTTGCCCAAGTCTGTGAGTGCCATCACGGAGACTAACTGCCTGCGTCTCTGGAAGTTCCATGACTTTCTGTCCTCTGGGTCACAGGAAGGCTCAACGTTCATAGACACATTGCCTCTGCACCAGTGTACCATCACATCTTTTGATGTCTGCCTATCCTTGAGTCTTTTTGTCACGGGTGGCAGTGATGGCTCTGTCCGGATCTGGAACTTCCATGGTAGACTCATAGCCATGCTGGACTCATCATTGCACTTTGGCCCACTCTGCTTTGCAAATGACCGGGGTGACCTGCTAGTCACTTTCAACCAGAGTCTTTATCTGGTGTCCTGTTTAAAACTGCTTCCCTCAGCCCTGCTGGCTCGCCTTTCCCTTATAGGTTTGACAGATGAAGTGCTAGAAGTTCCTAAGCCTTTCATACCAAgcttcttcttctcctttgagACCATGTTTGTGCCCAAGTATATCTACTTTGGACAAGGGCAACAGCAATTAGTGGGTCTGGAGAACCTTGTCAATAATCGGGCCATCGCCTTTGATCATAATGTGCCACACGTCATAGAAGATGAGCAAGGGAGCCCTGTGTTACTGTCTTCCTTCAGACACGATTCCTTGTATAAGGAAGCTGATTGGACACAGGTGAAAAAACCTCTGCATTCCCATTATGTTCTTCCTCCCCAGCTACAGCTGACTACCTGGGATGGACTCAACCCTTACCAGATACTGCAATACTACTTTGGCCATGGGCAGAAATGGCTCTTGGCTCCTGATTGCTACATTCCTAACTCAGTGATTCGTGCCCGTCTTTGGCCACAGGGCAGCCCAATATACCTACAGTGCAACCTGCACTCACCCATGCGGGACCTGGAACGGGACAATTCTCAACAATTCTTCTTCTGGCATGGTAGGGCAAGAGCTATAAGTGATGTAGGAGAATATGCACGTGAAAAGGAGGATGAAGACTTCCTTGAAATAAGAGCGTCAAAGGATATAACTTACAGTGTCCTTACAGACTCAGCAAACTGCAGTTGGCTGGGAAGAAAGATGAGTGAAGTAGCTATCAATAGCCTGATAGAGACAATTCTCAATATTATGATCCATGCTTCTCCACTGAAGTACCAGTGCTGTATTGGTACACTAGGGCAAATCTTTGCCTCTTACCAGGTTCCTCCACTCCTGCGTGCTGAAACAGCCCGTCGTCTGTTGGATGATACAACCAATTCCAATCCACTGATCCGAGAGCTAGCCTGGGAAGGGCTGAAGTGTCTAGGAATGATTACACATCTCTTTGCCGTGCCTCTGGCCCAAAGACTAATGGACAAAGATGAAAGAGTAAGGAATAAGGCCCTGAGCCTCATGGCTGAGACTGGAATCCACTCTAAGACCTCACTCTTAAACTTGATCCAGAACGAAGATACTTTCCGGGAGATGCA GCAGGAAATGATTGGGGAAGAAACCCTGGACCATCTGCTGGGAATGCAGGCCACAGATCTCCAAATCCTTCATACCCAAGTGGAGCAGCGATTGAATGAAAACCTGATCTTATCACTGGGTGATGAAAAGCCTACTTTTTCTTTAGATGTCTCAGGGGCTTCTGAACTTACCGCCCTTTCCAACCAACTTGATACAGCTCCTGAAGAACCTGAAGTTGCCTACAAGCCCAGCAAAGGCCAAAGATGGGGCCGAGTAGGCGGCAGAAAGCATA CCCGAAAATTTTTGCAGAGCCtcaagaagatgaaagagacTGGCACAGAGCCAGGTCCCTTAGAGGGTGAAGGTGATCAGAGTGAAGCTGCACCAACTGAGAGGGAGGAGTGTAGGTCTTCAACCTCCAGTACACTAAAGATTTCAAAAGATGACGAACAAGAGCCTCCAGGGATAGATGCCTCAAAGGATCATGTTGCATTGAAGATGCTGAGGAAGATACATGACAAAAGAGGCAGGAAAGCAACACTTCAGAAACCCATAGAGAGGCGCAAGAGGAAGACAATAGACGCTGAAGTTACAGTTGAGGACCCTCCATATCCTATAAGGAGAGAATCAGTTGGGAAGCTGGTGGAAGTCAGAGGGCAGAGTGCCTCTGGAGCTCCTGGCCACAGGACTACCCCTGGAGATGGCTCATCATGGCGGGACGATCTATGTCGTCTTGTGACCCTGAGGATATCTGGTTCCCAGACAAAAATGTCAGAAGCTCTAAACACTGAGCTAGTGACCATGGCTCAGGCGGTGCTGGCAGATCGACGGCCCAGCTGGGAGCTCTTTCAGGAGATCTGCCCCCTGTTgaagaaagaaagtaaggaaCGGCTTGAGGACCTTGACTGGGATGTAGCCTGGCCAGAGGAGAAACCAGTTTTTCCTCATGCAGGAGCAATTAGAGAGGACATGGTGATCAGTGACAAGGAAGAGGAGACAAAAGAGGAGCAAGagcgaaagaaagaaagggatgtGCTGGACTTGTGGGAAACCCAGGTGATTCCagacaaaggcaagaaaaagaaagttgtttttttagAACCAGACGTAACCAAGGGAAAACGAAtatcaaagaaagaagagaagaaacccTCTAAGAAGCCTTCTAAGCAGGAGGGGAAAGCAGTCCAGCAGGAAATAAAAGTGgataaaaaagagaggaaaaaaaccaaagaagaGGAGACGGACGTGAGTCAGGAAGTGGGGGAAAAGGCCAAATTAGAGGAGAAAGTGGTTGAGCAAGAAGGAAGACCAGTTAAGGAAGAGACAAAACTGTCTTGGCAGCAGTGGAAGAAGCTCTGGGATCAGTGGAAACAGGCCAACAGTGAGACGAGGATATCCTGGGATGAATGGAAGAAAGCCTGGGAAAGCAGGCGTCTTCAGGAAGAGGAGAAGCTccatgaggaagaagaaaagctgttCCCAGATGAGGAAGAGCTGGAGAGGGACAAGAAGAAGCAGACATGGGATAAATGGTCACAGATCTGGGAAAAGATGTCAGCCAGGGCCAGGGAGCAATTGTTGGAGGATGAGGAGGAAGTGACCCTGGAGGAAGAATTGTCTCAGGAGTGGGAAggagaagaagcagcagcagcagaagaagaagaagagctgATGACAGAAGAGCAGAGACAGATCCATCAAGAATATAAACAGGCACAGGTTGAGAGGAAACGGGCCCAAGTTGAAATAAAACGAGCCCAAGAAGAGAGGAAGCTGGCACAAGAAGTAGAGAAGCTAgcacaggaagagagaaaactggCTCAGGAAGAGAGAAACATGGCCAGAGACTATGAGAAACTGGCCCAGAAAGACAGGAAAATGGTCCAGGTAGAGAGGAAGTTTATCCAGAATGAGGAAAAACTAGCCCAAAGAGAGGAGATGCTAACCCAGGAAGCAGAGAAATTGGCCCAGCAAAGGAAGAAACTGGCCATGAAATTGGAGAAACTGGctcaagaagaagagaaaaaagcaaagaaaggagggaagctAGCTGAGGTAAAAAAGATATTGGTCCAGAAATTGGAAAAACTGGCCCAGAAGGAGCAAGATGTAGCATGGCAAGAAAAGGAACTAGCCCAGGAATTGGAGGACCTGGCATGGGAAGAGGAGGAACTGAATCAGGAAGAGGAGGAACTGGTCAATGAAGAGGAGAGACTGGATCAGGAGGAGATGACACTGGCCTCTCAAGAGGAGAAACTAAATGTGGAAGAGAAAGAAGTGGTCCAGGAAGAAGAACTGCTGATCCAGAAAGAGGAGAAACTGGTCCAGGACAAGGAAAAACTggctgaggaaaaggaaagactTGGCCAGAAAAGGGAGCAATTGATGGAGAATAAGCAAAAGTTGGCCCAGGAAGAAGAGCTGCTGatccaggaagagaagaaactgGCCCAGGACAATGTAAAATTTCCTGAAGAAGAGGAAAGACTTGGCCAGAAAAGGGAGCAACTGATGGAGAACAAGCAGAAATTGGCCCAAGAAGAAGAGCTACTGATCCAGGATGAGAAGAAACTgacccaggacatggaaacacTGCCTGGGGAGGAGGCAAGACTTGTCCAGAAAAGGGAACAATTGATAAAGAATAAGCAAAAACTGGCCCAGGAAAGGAATAAATTGGTCCAGAGCAAGGAAGAACTCCCCAAAACCAAGGAGATACTAGCCTGGAGGCAGAAGACTCTGGCTCAGGAGAAGGTGAAACTGgctcagaggaaagaaaacttAATCCAGCTCAAAGAAAGCCtcactgagaagagaaagaaatcagaccaagaaaaggagaaactggACATGTACAAGAAGAGACTGGTTCAGATAGAGAAGAAGCTgatggagaaaaaggagaaactttTCCAGAAGAAGGAGAAATTGGCTGCTATAGAGGAAAAACTGACCCAATTAGAGGAAAGGCTGGCTGAGGAACAGCACCAAATAGCCCAGGACAAAATGAAATTAGCTATGGAAAAGAGGGTGATATTCCAAGCACTGAAACAGCTCAGAGGTGACTGGTCTATTACTAAGGAAGGAAAGGCATTGGGCATGGAAATAAAGAAATTGGCCTGGGAGAAGGTGAGACTGGCTGAGGGAAAGGCAACTCTCTTTAAAAAAGAGACTCAAGAAACTTCAAGACAGGGAAGACCAATTAAGGATGAACTAGAACTAATTAAGAGGAAATTGTCACTAGAGGAAAAGATACTGGTCTATGAAGATAGGATACTGGCCACAGAGCAAACAGACATTACCAAAGGAGAACTGGAGTTTACTAGAGGAGGGAGAGTATGTgcccaggaagaaaggaagctaGCCAAATTAATAAGGAAGATGGCTAAAGAAAGCAAGGGCATTTCCAAGGAACCATTAAAAGTAAGCAGCAAAATCTTAAAGATACTTCAAGGCCttatcaaaaaagaaaggaaactaacccaggaagaaatagagatgaCAAAGTTAAAGAGGTCTTTCATTACTAAGGAAAAGGAATTGAACAAGGTACAGAATGAACTTgatgccaaggagtgggatttTTCTGAGGAACAACCAGAAATTGCCACAGATGAGAAGAAACTGGCTAAGAGGCAGAGAGAACTGGCCAAGGAAATGAGAAGActgataaagaaagagaaaaagatgactGAGGAAGAAAGCAGATTGGCCAGGCAACACAGAGAAGTCAtacaggaagaagaggaggatgaaataacagaggaagaagaggcaaagCCATTCCTTAAACAAaggtcaagaaagagaaaaaagctaaAGAGAGTTGATTTGCAACAGGAAGAGTTTCTCAGTCAAGAGGATGAGGTGAAAAGTGTGAAAAGTGAAGAGAGCTTTTCTGAAGAAATGGAAAGCTTATTAGATGAAATAGAGCGAGAGAGTTTGtctgaagaggaggaggaggaggaagaggaggaaatggaagaggaggaagaagaggaagggaaggagaagaagaagaaaaagaagaagaaggtgcAGGAGgaggaagtgtttgagaaggaggAAAGCATGAGTGAGGAAGAGATGGAGCGTTTGAGTgagaaagagggggaggaagaggagagaagctCATTGGAAGAAGAGGTAGACAAGAAGAAAgagatctttaaaaaagaaaaactatttaagttaccaggagaaagaaaaaaggacttaaaaggaagagaagcagTCCCTTCTACTGAGAAAAGAATCCCCAAGGTCAAAGGCAGAGCTATAAAACTTGAAGTTCTCAAAAGCCCTCCCAAGCAACTGATCTCAGTAGttctggggagggaagagaagataCCAGTGCCAGGGTCAACTAAACAAATATCCTGGGAAGATAAGGCCACAGTACTTGAGACGTCCAGGGTATTCCCAGGGACAGGGTTTATGGATAAACAAGAAGAACTGTTGAAGAAATATAAGCCCATACCTCTACAAGTTTTGGATACAGTTTTGGAGTCCCAAGAGCCTGACTTAAAGACCCCATATTTATCCTACATATTGAAGAAGACCATGGAAGCTCATAAACTCCAAGGCAAACAACTAGGGGCCAAGTGGCAGTGGCTTCTGCAGCGTCATCCATCTCTGAAGGGACAGACTGAGGTACAATTACCTGTGTCCAAAATCCTGGCTGAGGAAATATATGCAGACATCAGCCTCTCAGATGTAGAGTGGATCCACCATGTCCTAGAACAGATGGAGGCAGGAGAACCGCTTTCCAGGGATAGTTTCCACAGATTGTGCCAGCTTCTCAAAGACCTCACTGCAAAGGAAAACTTAGAGTGGATGCATCTGGCCAAACTTGAAGCCATTGTGTACCGTCACAAGCAGAACTTGGAATCACGAAGCACAAGTATCTCAAAACCCAGTAAGGAGCCCATGGGTCCAAAATACCTGAAAGTGATCCCTcctataaaaggaaaggaaaaggaaagctgGCTAAAACCTTTGGCTGTCACCACACCAAAGTCCCCATTAGCTACCAAAATGATTCCAGACCTGAAAGCTATAAATTGGCATCTTCTAGGAGAGCCTTACAGGAGTGTGCGGGCAGAGCAGATATCCACTGCTCGCAAGGAGATGGAGATGCAACACCATTATCCTCCAACAAGAGACATTTTCACAGGTGCCCTTGACCCTGTGGAAAAACAAACCCTAGCACTGATGTTTCAAAAGGACTTCTGGGCTTTTAAGGATAAGGGCAGGTCTGCCAAATTgcccaagttggaaaagaaggcACAGCCCATCTCTAAAAAAAAGGACAAGGTGCCTCTATGGGAGACATTTGTGGCAATGTACCATGTTTTGCGGATGTTGCAGGAGCGATACGCGAAAGACAGTGCTGCTTGGATGGAACAGTTCTACCGTCTCATGGACCTGTACCAGCTTAAGTCCCCCCGAATCCAGAGGCTACTACAGGAACTGCTATTGAGAGGGGCACCCCAATCCCAAGAGATCATTTACAAAGAGGCCCTAAAGGCCACGGAGCTAGTTCCTGGGGAGCGGTTGTTCTACCACCTGTTCTGTGGTGGCTCTCACACCCCTAAAGGTCCTCTGGAGTTCCAGGAGGTGGTTCCCCTCCCAGGGAAGAACAATGTACGTACCATGCTCCCTATGGGCATTGCCCAGTATGGGATCTTAGAACTTGCCTGGAAGAGCCTGCCGCAAGCTGATGTACACCTCACCAAGGAATTGCCCTACAACGTTGCTCCTACCCCCTAA